In Helicoverpa armigera isolate CAAS_96S chromosome 22, ASM3070526v1, whole genome shotgun sequence, the genomic stretch CGGTGAAAGGAATAATtcgaaaaaaaactcaaaaatattcGCTTAGTCTTTCAGTTCACAAAGGTAATCTTTGTCAGGGTCCAGCTTCCTGCTCCAAAATCGTTGAGCCCGATAAATTGCTAGTGTGATAGAACCCTTATAAATAACTCAAAAGACTAGTTTTCATTTGACGTTCTGAAAATCTCATTAAAACGATTACATGTCAAAACAGTAAGTTTAAGCATAACCTCAAActttatgtaatattttcaaGAAAGGGCATTTATAATTGCATTACAACACGTTTTCATATATTCTGTATATACAACAAGTAAAACATGAGTGTGTATTTATCAAGAATTGCATTTAGCGCCATTCGGTGTGCGACACCGAAAAGTTTTTCACCGAATACTGTAGTCGGTTTTGTAGCAACGAAAGCTCGATTTTTATCGCCGAAAAACGACTTATTTAGTATTGCTGGGATTGCTGTAGTAAGGAATTATTCACATGATGCGATACAGCCGACGGTGCCGATAGAAAATGGCACAATTCCTATTAAAAAGAAGACTGTTCATAAGAAGGCTAAACCGGCGGACTTGTCACACAAAGAGGGCCATTTCCTCACGATGGCTTATGCGACAGCTAATTCCTATGACCTGAAGAGTCTGAAAGAGGCTCTAGTTCAACAGAAGCTGTATGAACCTGGCACGTAAGTGGTATACATACTCTTTTCTCCATCCTCGTAGATCAATGAATTCAATGATGTAATAGTTGATAAGAAATTGTAATGCTTGTAGATAAGCCAGAGGAAATTAATTTTGACCTTTGTAGAAGGTGAtgaattgaaaattaaacataGATATGTAAAATTTAACTCATAAgctgaaaacttaaaaaaaaacatgttcttAGCTACTTCAAAATTACTTACCTCAAAGTGTTGCAACTAACAacctaaaatataattaagttaaatcATAAGCCACTTTTATGCATTTCACTAATTTCAGGTTAAAAGCTAACGAGTTAGGGGATGTAGTGGTGGCCAATGCTGTGTACAGCGTTGGTTCTGAACCCAGAGAGATCATCTTCTTCAGAGAAGGCGGTATCGTCTTCTGGAACTGCACCGAGTTGGAGGCTCGGAATGTGCTGGACTTTGTCAGACCGTAAGTCATATTGTTCATACTTTTAGTACAATAAATTGCCATTGCTGAAATTGCTGAAAAGTAAATAACCTTACCTTATTTACTTTTCAGCAATGAGTTCGGTATTTATTACACATATCAAATTGTATTATTCATCTGACCAGcctttccaactatgttggggtcaactCCAGAACCACTGCCTAACTGAcccctcaactcagttacttgGGCAACTCAATACCGGTGGGTGGTGTTTGACCCATTCACGGACGTTTCTTCTATTTTCTATcttttattctattatttatgatacaattttttttttattaagtcatTATTAGATAATCATACTGTTTAAAACTCCTCAGTAAAAGTTTCTCTAAGTTTACAAACTCTTCTACGTTCACTTatcattgttttgtattttcatttcagTTATGAAATAGACAGCTACCCTAAAGACGTAGTGGAAAAAGAGAGAGAAGTCATGACATACGTTTATCACCCGAACGCGTAAGTTTTAaccagaaataaaacaaattatgtataattatttatttatttgtgctttTTAAAGCTTTGTGTGACAATATCGTGACTGTTTTTCTACCCAAGCCGGTCCAAGAAGTCAGGATCTGAGGCCGGTGCTATCACTAACGCTACAGTTACAAAAGGGCGCAGGTGTGTTACTAAATTTTAACTGCTTTGTACATTAAGTGGATTGGTGATATAAGTAAATTGCTTTCTTCTTATACTATGTACATTTTAACATGGCTGCTGGTAAATCTCTTCCTTTAAACATAGGTACAATAGACTTGATGACTCCTTTTCTTTTATGATATATGGATCCATGGGTATTGTATTGTATCAGGTATATGGTTTTCTTTCAATTTCTGTCAACCTGGGCTTGTCTGTTAGTCATAGATTTCAAATCTATAACTTTTTTGACTGTCACATCAATCTGCTTATTGTGCTCAGCCTTTTTATATGTTtggtatgtatattatttattagtgctttttctatttatttgtaggAAGAGATGTCACTTACAAGAGTCGTCATTTGTCCTGGTACCAAAGAGAGATAACTCGTTGGAGAGGTATACATTTAGGTAAGTGAAACTACCTATGTTACTCTAAACATAGTGTATAGAATTTTGACCACTTTTTTCTCTGGTGGGagtcatcaaatgatccctcttGCTGTGGATGCAGcatgagagagtgtcagacttttactgactaaaacccaccatgttctttctggTGCCCGTCATGTACCAGGGCATTAACTGTCAGTACCTGACTACTACTGTATTCGATGTAGTCTTCTTACTCAAATTGACTTCTAATTACTGTATTTTCAGTCACGCCATGATGCAGTCGGCTCGTCTGGGCGCGTGGGAGTCGCGGCTGGAGGCGCTGGCGGCGTCCGTCAGCTCGCACACCGCCGCCATGCAGCACGACGGCGCCGCGCATGTTGATAAGAAAGAGGTAAGTGTGTAGCCCATATAGTATGGGCTAGTGACAGTCATGTTATGGGTCACtcaaagtcaataaaataatttattactagcttttatTTGGGGTACCTTCTGAAATACATCTAAGATTGAAATTAGGTGTCCTATGGACGTACCAGGCGGGTGATCTTGGCTTAGATTTTCTACACCTCATGTGTTCTCTAAGCCGGCGAACTCTATCTAAAATAGCGATCCTTCTGTGTTTGAAACAGTGTTTCACAAGCATCACTCAATTTTAAGCGGTGCTAAAAAATCATGCTATATTTCTCACACTTATACAGAAATCCGTTTAAAGTTACGTATCTTTATTCTGCTTGACCTTAACCAAACCTATCTCCTAATTTGCAGGTAGTTCGCAAACTAGGCGAGTTATTCTCTCTCCGGCACATGCTGAACGTGGAATCAGATCTACTGGATACGCCCGACTTCTACTGGGAAGAAGAGCAGTTGGAACGCCTGTATTCTTCCACAGTGGCTTACTTTACAATATCTAGGAGGACTAGGGTAAGATATTTTGTGGTTTTAGTTTATGTggcagaaaaataatataatagatgaaaataattgttatattattatggcAACTTAAAACTGATCTCTGAGCCAAAAAAGAGCAGCCGAAAACAacaatttgcaataaaaaccgtaaataaaaatattgtctttaaTATCTAGCAAGAAAGCATTAATGAATAATTGTATTTGTGCATACTTTTCATTGAAAAGTACACACAGTCACACTGTCTGAAAAGTTTTCAGACAGCGTGACAAATATTCAGCCTCTGTCTTGACTCATATTATTCAAATTCACCTAATTTTGTAACTTTCCGTTCTTCATCAGGTTCTAAACGAGCGTCTAGCCCACTGCGTGGAACTTCTAGAGTTACTCTCATCCTGGGCAGCAGACAGGCATCACGTACGTCTAGAATGGATGGTCATAGCACTCATTCTGGCTGAAGTCTGCTTCGAGTTGCTTCATCTCTTCGAAAGGTGGGTCGCCAGGAATGAGGTCTTAGATAGCTAGGGCAGGGACATTCCAGACTCACTACTGGAAGGTGGAGTCGGTCTGGAATCTATGATGTCTGGAGAAGTCGGTCTGGAATCTGGAATGGGTGATAACGTCGGTCTGGAATCTGGAATTAGTGATGAAGTCGGTCTGGAATCTAGAATGTGTGATGATGTCAGTTTGGAATCCGGGAAGGTTGATGATGTCAGTTTGGATTCTGGAATTTCTGGAGTAGTCGGTTTGGAGTCTGGATTTGTGGAAGGAAGGGGATGGATGGTAGTGAAGAATGTTTATTATGGGAATCATTACTTATTATAAGGTTAAAAGTAGTTAGTTTAAGTAAAATGACGAAAAGAGTATGTATCAATTTAACTTCTTCCAATTATTAATGTGTCTTAAAATCTAAGTTTGGTTGCGTATGCATTTTTCAATGTATGGATTAtctaaattaagtaaatataatttaacagcTGTAGCCTAAAGGTTAGCTGTCGTTTTTataggcttgtgtttaaacaccacccaaaaaagtacctattttactaccaaaaaaattctaaacggttaccaaaatggataaatggtcaccaaataacgtttccaaaaatattattagataaaaccattttttcgtattattgactactaaaaaaatatatggacgcctttaaaatacactttagaccaaatattatatattgtcactacttagatgttaccaattatgtaataccatgactcccaatttggtcatttttgttagactaaaaaagctaacgatcgctagaatatttcccaaataccaattaatatactagggttcccaaacgtacgtcgcttatttattgttatatgaatttgggtgtaactcagtgcgtttaaaatgtaagcacgcaacatgcagcaagcatggcttctgtcacggctccagcgctgcggggctccggcggtcccatgcgagcttatcgtcgcagatggttttcacgctcaccaccgcagcttcggcttgctggccggctccgccggccagcctcagccccggcggcgagccttaaaactacctgcgcctcagctcgcaggccgcctcgcccctccgtgcctacgcggttttgaattgcactctaggggtagggcagaccagactacgtggagtcggttttgcagcgattcgttttcgtcaataactttttggtagtaatattaatcttttagttggatagaatttggtgaccattaatccattttgggaaccaaaaataatatttgtgcgagatttgcgatttttctgatgttattttattttttttggatcataacattatatactttagtgcccttttaataaagtcaatttattttttttggcgttgtttattttatttggtgcgtcagcttagagtcttaaaaatatttttggtgaccgcctaaattatacccgttTTGATATAATGTCGTATTTAGAGGTGAATTTTATCAGAAGTGATCAAacttatatgtattgtatttgtagtaaaaaagtaaatgatAGTTTGACAAGTTCCTACAGTAAATACCAggattctataaaaaaattatttaaaatttaaaaaaatgagcTGACAGGCTTTTGATTCGAAATCGAATTTCAGAAAtgtaaatttagttttttttgtggaatTCTGGTATAAATGTtacctcaaaaatatttatgtaaaagtaaaaCTAGGTATGTGTAGCGCATGGTAGAAATATCGAAAGTGACATTAGATCGTAAAAtcgtttttatgtatttagaaattatttgatGTACCTAAGTACGGCTCAGTTAAATACTAAATATAATCTAGATTATAGTATTAACTAAAAGTATGATTCGACTAGGCTATCATATTACCAAGCCATTATtgccaaattttattataagtacctaagtaaaaaataagtaaaatattttggaaaaagaaataatttaagttgTTTCTGTCATTCCTATTTAAGTAATTGGTTAGTTATTAAATCCTGCAttgtattgttttcttatttgcATTAGAAAACTGTAAGTATATTAAGTAAATTAGTTATCTTATCGTGTAATATACACGATTTACGttttatgtaatattgttatttatttatgtatatttataaaaaatataagttgttGAATCtctagatgttttattttattgctttatttttactgaTGCTAATACCCTCAACTCTGTCAACATAGCACGTTGCTATAAAAGTCTTTAAGC encodes the following:
- the LOC110373662 gene encoding required for meiotic nuclear division protein 1 homolog isoform X1 — translated: MSVYLSRIAFSAIRCATPKSFSPNTVVGFVATKARFLSPKNDLFSIAGIAVVRNYSHDAIQPTVPIENGTIPIKKKTVHKKAKPADLSHKEGHFLTMAYATANSYDLKSLKEALVQQKLYEPGTLKANELGDVVVANAVYSVGSEPREIIFFREGGIVFWNCTELEARNVLDFVRPYEIDSYPKDVVEKEREVMTYVYHPNARSKKSGSEAGAITNATVTKGRRKRCHLQESSFVLVPKRDNSLERYTFSHAMMQSARLGAWESRLEALAASVSSHTAAMQHDGAAHVDKKEVVRKLGELFSLRHMLNVESDLLDTPDFYWEEEQLERLYSSTVAYFTISRRTRVLNERLAHCVELLELLSSWAADRHHVRLEWMVIALILAEVCFELLHLFESKLFHTPERRRPRHHFSPADFEETIIPELNKSYN
- the LOC110373662 gene encoding required for meiotic nuclear division protein 1 homolog isoform X2; the protein is MSVYLSRIAFSAIRCATPKSFSPNTVVGFVATKARFLSPKNDLFSIAGIAVVRNYSHDAIQPTVPIENGTIPIKKKTVHKKAKPADLSHKEGHFLTMAYATANSYDLKSLKEALVQQKLYEPGTLKANELGDVVVANAVYSVGSEPREIIFFREGGIVFWNCTELEARNVLDFVRPYEIDSYPKDVVEKEREVMTYVYHPNAKRCHLQESSFVLVPKRDNSLERYTFSHAMMQSARLGAWESRLEALAASVSSHTAAMQHDGAAHVDKKEVVRKLGELFSLRHMLNVESDLLDTPDFYWEEEQLERLYSSTVAYFTISRRTRVLNERLAHCVELLELLSSWAADRHHVRLEWMVIALILAEVCFELLHLFESKLFHTPERRRPRHHFSPADFEETIIPELNKSYN